The following are encoded in a window of Bacteroidales bacterium genomic DNA:
- a CDS encoding DUF86 domain-containing protein translates to MAKKRDITIYLEDIIESADLISEYLEGYTEQEFISSKEKQDAVLRRIQIVGEAAKHIDETYREKWSHIPWRDIAGMRDIVVHEYFGVTLSMVWKVATEDIPILREQISKILKELQ, encoded by the coding sequence ATGGCTAAAAAGCGAGATATAACCATTTATCTGGAAGATATAATTGAATCAGCTGACCTCATAAGTGAATATTTAGAGGGATATACCGAACAGGAGTTCATATCATCTAAAGAAAAACAAGATGCCGTCTTAAGGCGTATCCAAATAGTTGGCGAAGCTGCAAAACACATAGATGAAACCTATAGGGAAAAATGGTCACATATTCCCTGGCGGGATATCGCGGGTATGAGAGATATTGTTGTTCACGAATATTTCGGTGTAACCCTTTCAATGGTTTGGAAAGTTGCCACCGAAGATATTCCCATTCTAAGAGAACAAATAAGTAAAATATTGAAAGAACTGCAATAA
- a CDS encoding nucleotidyltransferase domain-containing protein → MDLNEIKKQIKPVLQKHGINQASIVGSVARDEDNENSDIDIIIEATKDMSLLTFSRLKLELENVLKKKVDLIERSAVKPRLKNYLLKDEVKVF, encoded by the coding sequence ATGGACCTAAATGAAATAAAAAAACAAATCAAGCCAGTGCTGCAAAAACATGGTATCAATCAGGCTTCAATAGTTGGTTCTGTTGCCAGGGATGAGGACAATGAGAACAGCGATATAGATATCATCATAGAAGCAACAAAAGATATGAGTTTACTCACATTTTCCCGTTTAAAACTGGAGTTGGAAAATGTATTAAAGAAAAAAGTCGATTTGATAGAGCGATCTGCAGTTAAGCCCAGACTTAAAAATTATCTTTTAAAGGATGAAGTAAAAGTCTTTTGA
- a CDS encoding GxxExxY protein, translating into MELLYKQESYKIIGSCYEVYNELECGYLEAVYQEGLERGFQLQNIP; encoded by the coding sequence GTGGAACTTTTATACAAGCAAGAAAGCTACAAAATCATCGGTTCCTGCTACGAAGTCTATAACGAACTCGAATGTGGCTATCTTGAAGCCGTTTACCAGGAAGGCCTGGAAAGAGGATTTCAGCTACAGAACATACCTTAA